In Alkalihalobacillus sp. AL-G, the genomic stretch GCGACCAGGAACATTATCGTTGCTTCCGGATGTCGAGAGCATACGTGTTCTTGATGCTGGATGCGGAGCGGGTTGGTATACACAATGGCTGATCGAAAAAGGAGCTGCCGTCACCTCGATCGATTTCAGTCCAAACATGGTCAAGCTAACGAAACAGAGAGTCGGTCAAAACGCAAAGGTGTATCAAGCAAATCTTTCAGAACCGCTCACTATGATTGAAAGGAATACGTATGATCTCATCGTATCTCCATTAACCCTTCACTATATAAAAGACTGGGATGTCCCCTTTAAGGAATTCAATCGTGTGTTACGAGAACGAGGAAGATTAGTGTTTTCCGTACACCATCCTTTTATGGATTACACACAGTTTAATTGCGAAAACTATTTTGCAACGGAGCTATTAGAGGATACATGGAAAATACCTGAAGGGGAAGTAAAGGTTCACTTCTATCGACGTCCACTAACTGAGATCATCAAACCTTTATATTTGAATGGATTTACAATCGAAAAAATCATAGAGCCAATGCCGACTGAAAAGTACCGGGAGAAATCACCTGATTCATATGCTGAATTAACGAAGAAACCACAATTTCTGTTTGTCAGGGCACAGAAAATAATGTCCGTTTGAATCCGTAAACAAATGATTTTTGTGTAAAGTCTGCTCTTTAACTAGTGACTGTTTTATTAAGCAGAATTCAACTGGTCAAATTCTGAATATGTTTCCCGATTTATATACGTTCTTCCTGAGAGTCTTCATCTGTTTTACTCCACGATAATAAGCTCAACATTATATTCTTGCAAAAGTGATACAATGTCGCTGTCAGGTGTTCGGTCTGTAATGATGATATCAACATCTTGAAAGGTAACACTTCGATACAGCTGTTTCTTCCTAAACTTCGTATGATCCACAAGGACGATGACCTGCTCACCATGGCGGGTCATTTCTTTTTTAACCATAGCGTCTTCCTCATGAGGATAGGTGAATCCTTTTACAGATAAGCCTGCCGCACCGATAAAGACCTTGTCAACGTAATAATGATTGAGCCTTTCGATCAGCGAAGAACCATATAAAAAACCATGTTCCTTATTTAGGATCCCTCCAAGTAAATGGATTTCTACATTCGGTTTTTGTGAGAGAATTTGTGCCTGATGAATCGAGTTTGTAAGCACAACGGCATCTTTTTCCGTAAGTATTTCCGCAAGATATTGAACGGTAGTGGACGTATCAAAAAGCAGCGTATCTCTACGTTGAATAAGCGATTGTGCACGCTTTGCAATCTTAGTTTTGACATCCGAATCAAATTGTAAGCGATCAGAATAACTCTTGATCTCTTCCTTCTTTTTTGGAAGGATTGCTCCGCCTCTAGTTCGTACGATTGCATTTTTCTCCTCAAGCTTGACGAGATCTCGTCTTGCCGTATCACGTGAGATGTTGAACTCATCCATCATCTCATTTACGCTAATCCGCTCATGAATCTTCAAATACTCAATGATCTCCAATAAACGTTCTTCTTGATACATCGCAATCATTCCTTAAAAATGGTCTAAATATATTATAAGTTAATTAAGTGGCATGAGCAACTTAGTTAAACTTAATTACTTATATAACTTAAATTTACTACTTGTCTAATTCATTAATATACCTTATAATCAATTGTAATTACTTAAACGGAGGAGCGGGATACTATGGTTGCAGGATTTTTAGTCATCGTGTTTCTATGTGCTGTAGAGCTTGGGTTAGCCTTGCTAGTCGTCCAGGATAAATCTTATCCCGGGGATGAAAATAATACATCATTAGACGATCCGATAAATACGATCTCCAGGCAGTAAAACATAATATAATTATGTAAACTTAATAAAGCTATATTTTTTGAATGTGCAGGAGGGATTCTGCACATTTTGTTGTATTTGTATAAATGGACGAATTAAAGGAGGCAGTTATGGGTTCACGTATCATGCATTTAGTTACAGCAGACCTAGTTTGTAGACAATTGACAATAAGTGAGGCTTCACACTTTTACTTAGGTGCTGTTGTTCCTGATGCTCAAACACCGAAAGATTTGACACATTTTTTTGATTATAATCCTCAGGGATTAACGATTGCGGTTAACTACAATAGATTTATCGAAAAATACCAGCCAAATAATCACACCCCGTTCGAATTAGGGTATTTATGCCATTTGATAACCGATGATTTTTGGCTTAAAGACTTTTTTTTGGCCTGGATCAAAGAAAAAGTAGAGGAAAATCCAGGGTTTCAAGAGGCATACCATCGAGATTTCAGACGGTTGAACAGTATGTTGTTAAGATGGAATAAAAATGAGTCACTTCAAGCAGTTTTAAAGACGGGAACTTACAATGGCGGAATTGAAGAATTGGATGTTAGCAAGGTCCAACCTTTTCTCGAGGATATGCAGAATGATTTTATTACACCTGTCGATACCGAATCAAGGCCCCTTGAGGTATTCGAGTTTGAAGACATCATTCAATATATACATAACTCTGTTGAGAAAACGATACAGGTAATAAAGAGGATTTCTGGAGAAGGAAGAGAAAGCTAATGAATTATAAGAGATATTACAGTGCCATTGAATTTATAGAACAAGCGGAAGATTTTTTACTGCTAGATGAAGCCAAACATAACCTTCCACTCGGAATATTAAGCCAGTGCGCTGCAAAGGAACGAGAGAGTCAAAGTACTGATCCAAAGCCATATTTTGCATTAATACGAGATGACAAAGGTATTGCATTGACGTTAATAATGACACCGCCTTTTAATTTAGGGATTTTTGGTGATGAAAAACATGGCGACCTTGACCATGCATTCACAATCGCAGTAAATAATCTTTTAAAAGAGCGTGTTACCATACCTGGTGTAATCGGCGCCAACCAGCTTGTGGAACCATTTGTTGATCAATGGGGGAAAACGACTGGTGCTAAACCTGTGATTGCAATGGAACAAGCCATCTATGAATTGACCGAAGTACAAAGTGTGCCGGTGATTCCAGGGAAAATGAGAGCTGCTACTGAACAGGATTTAGACTTGGTTATCAATTGGATACATGAGTTTACGAATGTGACTGAAGCGCCCTTGTCCAAGGAGGATTCTATAAAACGTGCGAAGGAATTCATCGGGCAACGTTCTATTCATATGTGGGAAGACGGGGAACCAGTTTCCATGGCACGACAGGCTAGATCGACAAAGAATGGGATTGTGATCAATTTGGTCTATACGCCTCCTGAATTTCAGAGAAAAGGGTACGCGACGTCCTGTGTTGCCGCACTGAGTCAAAAACTGCTTGATAGTGGATACAAGTTTTGTAGTTTATATACCGACCTATCAAATCCGACCTCTAATCGAATTTATGGAAAAATAGGTTATCGTACCATTGGGGAATCCATCGTTTATCGATTTGAAACGGACTGACCTATTAGATGAAATAGGCTTGTACTTCGGTCAGAATGGAAGGACTAAGCTTTTTACTAATCTGTTATTTATGCTAAACATCCACGATTCCTGAACCTTACAATATACTAATGAAAATTGTTGGGTTCACACAATTTTTCGTTTCAACAAAGGAGATCGCTA encodes the following:
- a CDS encoding GNAT family N-acetyltransferase, whose amino-acid sequence is MNYKRYYSAIEFIEQAEDFLLLDEAKHNLPLGILSQCAAKERESQSTDPKPYFALIRDDKGIALTLIMTPPFNLGIFGDEKHGDLDHAFTIAVNNLLKERVTIPGVIGANQLVEPFVDQWGKTTGAKPVIAMEQAIYELTEVQSVPVIPGKMRAATEQDLDLVINWIHEFTNVTEAPLSKEDSIKRAKEFIGQRSIHMWEDGEPVSMARQARSTKNGIVINLVYTPPEFQRKGYATSCVAALSQKLLDSGYKFCSLYTDLSNPTSNRIYGKIGYRTIGESIVYRFETD
- a CDS encoding DeoR/GlpR family DNA-binding transcription regulator; translation: MYQEERLLEIIEYLKIHERISVNEMMDEFNISRDTARRDLVKLEEKNAIVRTRGGAILPKKKEEIKSYSDRLQFDSDVKTKIAKRAQSLIQRRDTLLFDTSTTVQYLAEILTEKDAVVLTNSIHQAQILSQKPNVEIHLLGGILNKEHGFLYGSSLIERLNHYYVDKVFIGAAGLSVKGFTYPHEEDAMVKKEMTRHGEQVIVLVDHTKFRKKQLYRSVTFQDVDIIITDRTPDSDIVSLLQEYNVELIIVE
- a CDS encoding class I SAM-dependent methyltransferase codes for the protein MNKSVSLDAYQKLADYYFHHVDEKPANADYERPGTLSLLPDVESIRVLDAGCGAGWYTQWLIEKGAAVTSIDFSPNMVKLTKQRVGQNAKVYQANLSEPLTMIERNTYDLIVSPLTLHYIKDWDVPFKEFNRVLRERGRLVFSVHHPFMDYTQFNCENYFATELLEDTWKIPEGEVKVHFYRRPLTEIIKPLYLNGFTIEKIIEPMPTEKYREKSPDSYAELTKKPQFLFVRAQKIMSV
- a CDS encoding zinc dependent phospholipase C family protein — encoded protein: MGSRIMHLVTADLVCRQLTISEASHFYLGAVVPDAQTPKDLTHFFDYNPQGLTIAVNYNRFIEKYQPNNHTPFELGYLCHLITDDFWLKDFFLAWIKEKVEENPGFQEAYHRDFRRLNSMLLRWNKNESLQAVLKTGTYNGGIEELDVSKVQPFLEDMQNDFITPVDTESRPLEVFEFEDIIQYIHNSVEKTIQVIKRISGEGRES